One segment of Panulirus ornatus isolate Po-2019 chromosome 2, ASM3632096v1, whole genome shotgun sequence DNA contains the following:
- the LOC139753260 gene encoding chitinase domain-containing protein 1-like, with amino-acid sequence VSGLVDKTIFERGLVTERPKWKDIVENHSSYSRNTAHRTLNHNTLAYVTSWNNHGYDVAKFLGGKFTHISPVWLQLKYNSGNTIITGDHDIDQGWIREVRKSGKNADVKIVPRILFDGWQPNDYRELFSSKNQRSKLASDIVNMIKVHHFDGIVLELWSQIPTQALLDQVPNVVGELASKIRSAGYSFILVIPPAVYQRNTPGSFVEQHFRGLVDAVDAFSLMTYDFSSFQNPGPNSPEWWVRDCVERLVPDASSPDRAKILLGLSLYGLDHSVTGGTHVLGHQYVDILSTYKPKFSYDDDSKEHYYEYK; translated from the coding sequence gtgtctgGTTTGGTTGACAAGACAATATTTGAGCGTGGTTTGGTGACTGAACGTCCAAAATGGAAGGATATTGTGGAAAACCACAGTAGCTATTCCCGCAACACAGCCCACCGAACTTTGAATCACAACACGCTTGCATATGTCACTTCGTGGAACAACCATGGATATGATGTGGCTAAGTTCCTGGGTGGCAAATTTACCCATATATCTCCAGTTTGGCTGCAGCTGAAGTATAACAGTGgaaacaccatcatcacaggAGATCATGACATTGACCAAGGGTGGATCAGAGAAGTTAGAAAGTCTGGGAAGAATGCAGATGTTAAAATTGTTCCACGTATTCTTTTTGATGGTTGGCAGCCAAATGACTACAGAGAACTGTTTAGCTCTAAGAATCAGCGCAGTAAACTAGCCAGTGATATTGTCAACATGATCAAGGTACACCATTTTGATGGCATTGTTTTGGAGCTTTGGAGTCAAATACCAACTCAAGCACTACTTGATCAGGTGCCAAATGTAGTTGGTGAGCTGGCCAGCAAGATTCGATCTGCTGGCTACTCGTTTATTCTTGTCATCCCCCCGGCAGTGTATCAAAGGAATACTCCAGGTTCTTTTGTAGAACAACACTTCCGGGGATTGGTAGATGCTGTTGATGCATTTTCTCTCATGACGTATGACTTCTCAAGCTTCCAAAATCCAGGCCCCAACAGCCCTGAATGGTGGGTGCGTGACTGTGTTGAGAGATTGGTCCCAGATGCATCATCACCTGACCGAGCCAAGATCTTGCTTGGACTCAGTTTGTATGGGCTGGACCACAGTGTAACAGGAGGGACACATGTACTTGGCCACCAATATGTTGACATCCTGTCCACATACAAACCCAAGTTTAGCTACGATGACGATTCCAAGGAACATTACTATGAGTACAAGTGA